Proteins from a genomic interval of Clostridium sp. AN503:
- a CDS encoding IS3 family transposase codes for MNDSSCIFEIIQQTLAQNGNTLSAKELCSAAGVSRSGYYAWLKAAPVREQKEEEDRRDFELVLSAYKQHGYPKGARGIHMALLHSDPPVIMNLKKIRRLMEKFRLSCPYRGPNPNKRLAKALRTGSVSDNLLRREFESYGPRMVLLTDITYLPYAGRFAYLSTILDAFTKQILSYVLSESLEVDFVLETVERLIADHGISLHAETIIHSDQGCHYTSRSFINILYDRKLRQSMSRKGCCWDNAPQESFFGHMKDHIRGNLADCAAFIEVKCVIDDYMEYYNNERYQWKLAKLAPNEFYDFFITGKYPLDIPNRPSCPVITKRPEELGGRILQSNKIT; via the coding sequence ATGAACGACTCTTCGTGTATTTTTGAGATTATTCAGCAGACCCTGGCACAGAACGGGAACACCCTCTCCGCCAAAGAACTCTGTTCGGCAGCCGGGGTTTCCAGGAGCGGCTATTATGCCTGGCTGAAAGCTGCCCCGGTCCGTGAGCAGAAGGAAGAGGAGGACCGCCGGGATTTCGAGCTGGTACTGTCCGCTTATAAGCAGCACGGTTATCCCAAAGGAGCCCGGGGCATCCATATGGCTCTGCTCCACAGTGACCCTCCGGTCATCATGAACCTGAAAAAGATCCGCAGGCTGATGGAAAAGTTCCGGCTGTCCTGCCCATACCGGGGCCCGAATCCCAATAAGAGACTCGCAAAAGCGCTCCGGACTGGAAGTGTTTCGGATAACCTGCTCCGCCGTGAGTTCGAAAGTTATGGGCCGAGGATGGTGTTGCTGACAGATATCACTTACCTGCCTTATGCCGGAAGGTTTGCTTATCTGTCTACGATCCTGGATGCTTTTACGAAACAGATACTCTCTTATGTGCTCAGCGAATCGCTGGAAGTGGACTTCGTACTGGAAACAGTGGAGAGGCTGATCGCAGACCATGGAATCTCCCTGCATGCCGAAACAATTATCCACAGCGACCAGGGCTGTCATTATACCAGCCGAAGCTTTATCAACATCCTTTATGACAGAAAACTGCGCCAGTCCATGTCCCGCAAGGGCTGCTGCTGGGACAATGCCCCGCAGGAAAGCTTCTTCGGGCATATGAAGGACCACATCAGGGGAAACCTGGCGGATTGTGCTGCGTTCATCGAAGTAAAGTGTGTGATAGATGACTATATGGAGTACTACAATAATGAGCGTTACCAATGGAAACTTGCAAAGTTAGCCCCAAACGAGTTTTATGACTTTTTCATCACTGGGAAGTATCCACTGGATATCCCCAACAGGCCGTCCTGTCCGGTGATTACAAAAAGGCCGGAGGAATTAGGAGGCAGAATACTTCAAAGTAACAAGATTACTTAA
- the rpsJ gene encoding 30S ribosomal protein S10, protein MASQVMRITLKAYDHQLVDQSAGKIIETVKKTGAQVSGPVPLPTKKEVVTILRAVHKYKDSREQFEQRTHKRLIDIITPSQKTVDALSKLEMPAGVYIDIKMKQK, encoded by the coding sequence ATGGCAAGTCAAGTAATGAGAATCACATTAAAAGCTTATGATCATCAGTTAGTTGATCAGTCTGCTGGAAAGATCATCGAGACCGTAAAGAAGACAGGGGCTCAGGTGAGTGGACCGGTGCCGTTACCAACCAAGAAGGAAGTAGTAACGATCTTGAGAGCGGTACACAAGTACAAAGATTCCAGAGAGCAGTTCGAGCAGAGGACTCACAAGAGACTCATCGATATCATCACCCCGAGCCAGAAGACAGTAGATGCTCTGTCCAAGTTAGAGATGCCGGCTGGTGTGTATATCGACATCAAAATGAAACAGAAATAA
- the rplC gene encoding 50S ribosomal protein L3 gives MKKAILATKVGMTQIFNEDGVLVPVTVLQAGPCVVTQVKTQENDGYKAVQVGFVDKREKLVSKPVKGHFDKAGVSYKRFVREFRFDNAEDYSVKDEIKADIFANGDKIDATAVSKGKGFQGAIKRHGQSRGPMAHGSKFHRHAGSNGSCSDPSKVFKGKKMPGHMGSKQVTIQNLEIVKVDAENNLILVKGAVPGPKKSLVTIKETVKACN, from the coding sequence ATGAAGAAAGCTATCTTAGCTACCAAAGTCGGAATGACCCAGATCTTCAACGAAGACGGCGTTTTAGTTCCGGTAACTGTTCTTCAGGCTGGCCCGTGTGTAGTAACCCAGGTCAAGACCCAGGAGAACGATGGCTACAAAGCCGTACAGGTTGGTTTTGTGGACAAGAGAGAGAAACTGGTTAGCAAACCGGTGAAAGGACACTTCGACAAAGCTGGAGTTTCCTATAAGAGATTCGTCCGCGAGTTCCGTTTCGACAACGCAGAGGACTACTCTGTAAAGGACGAGATCAAAGCTGACATCTTCGCGAATGGCGACAAGATCGATGCAACTGCTGTTTCTAAAGGTAAAGGTTTCCAGGGCGCCATCAAGAGACATGGCCAGTCCAGAGGACCGATGGCTCATGGTTCCAAGTTCCATCGTCACGCAGGTTCCAACGGTTCCTGTTCCGATCCGAGCAAGGTATTCAAGGGCAAGAAGATGCCGGGTCACATGGGCAGCAAGCAGGTAACCATTCAGAATCTCGAGATCGTCAAGGTTGACGCTGAGAACAATCTGATTCTGGTTAAGGGCGCTGTTCCAGGACCGAAGAAATCTTTAGTAACGATCAAAGAAACAGTAAAAGCTTGCAACTAA
- the rplW gene encoding 50S ribosomal protein L23 → MANIQYYDVILKPIVTEKSMNAMAEKKYTFQVHTDANKAMIKEAVEKMFPGTKVKSVNTMNSEGKQKRRGMTFGKTAATKKAIVQLTEDSKEIEVFAGL, encoded by the coding sequence ATGGCAAACATTCAGTACTATGACGTCATTTTGAAGCCAATCGTGACTGAGAAAAGCATGAATGCAATGGCTGAGAAGAAATACACTTTCCAGGTTCACACCGATGCGAACAAGGCCATGATCAAAGAGGCCGTTGAAAAAATGTTCCCGGGAACCAAAGTAAAGAGTGTAAACACCATGAACAGCGAAGGCAAGCAGAAGAGACGCGGCATGACCTTCGGCAAGACCGCAGCTACCAAGAAAGCGATCGTACAGCTGACAGAAGACAGCAAGGAGATCGAGGTATTCGCTGGACTGTAA
- the rplB gene encoding 50S ribosomal protein L2 yields the protein MGIKTFNPYTPSRRHMTGSDFSEITKSTPEKSLVTSLNKNAGRNNQGKITVRHRGGGSRRKYRMIDFKRNSKDGIPATVIGIEYDPNRTANIALICYADGTKSYILAPAGLTDGMKVMSGENAEAKVGNCLPLANIPVGSQIHNIELYPGKGGQLVRSAGNAAQLMAKEGKYATLRLPSGEMRMVPIICRATIGVVGNGEHNLINIGKAGRKRNMGIRPTVRGSVMNPNDHPHGGGEGKTGIGRPGPCTPWGKPALGLKTRKKNKQSNKLIVRRRDGKTIK from the coding sequence ATGGGAATTAAAACATTTAACCCATATACACCTTCCAGAAGACACATGACCGGTTCCGACTTCAGCGAGATCACGAAGTCCACTCCGGAGAAGTCTTTGGTTACTTCCTTAAACAAGAATGCAGGTCGTAACAACCAGGGTAAGATCACTGTGAGACACCGCGGAGGCGGCTCCAGAAGAAAATACAGAATGATCGATTTCAAGAGAAACAGCAAGGATGGTATTCCGGCAACCGTTATCGGTATCGAGTACGATCCGAACAGAACTGCCAACATCGCACTGATCTGCTACGCAGACGGTACCAAGTCCTACATTCTGGCTCCGGCTGGTCTGACCGATGGGATGAAGGTTATGAGCGGTGAGAATGCAGAGGCAAAAGTGGGCAACTGCCTGCCGCTTGCCAACATTCCGGTTGGTTCTCAGATCCACAACATTGAGCTGTATCCGGGCAAGGGCGGCCAGCTGGTTCGTTCCGCAGGAAACGCTGCTCAGTTAATGGCTAAAGAAGGCAAATATGCAACCTTAAGACTTCCTTCCGGAGAGATGAGAATGGTTCCGATCATCTGCCGCGCTACCATCGGTGTAGTTGGCAACGGTGAGCACAACCTGATCAATATCGGTAAGGCTGGTAGAAAACGTAACATGGGTATCCGTCCTACAGTCCGCGGTTCCGTTATGAACCCGAATGACCATCCGCACGGTGGTGGTGAAGGTAAGACCGGTATCGGCCGTCCGGGTCCGTGCACACCTTGGGGCAAGCCTGCTCTGGGACTTAAGACCCGTAAGAAAAACAAGCAGTCCAACAAGCTGATTGTAAGAAGACGCGACGGCAAGACCATTAAATAA
- the rpsS gene encoding 30S ribosomal protein S19: MARSLKKGPFADAHLLKKVDAMNAAGQHQVIKTWSRRSTIFPQMVGHTIAVHDGRKHVPVYVTEDMVGHKLGEFVATRTYRGHGKDEKKSKR; encoded by the coding sequence ATGGCACGTTCATTAAAAAAAGGACCATTTGCAGATGCGCACTTACTGAAAAAAGTTGACGCAATGAACGCAGCAGGACAGCATCAGGTAATCAAGACCTGGTCCCGCCGCTCTACAATCTTCCCGCAGATGGTTGGGCATACAATCGCAGTTCATGATGGCAGAAAGCATGTTCCGGTATATGTTACCGAGGATATGGTTGGCCACAAGCTGGGTGAGTTCGTAGCTACCAGAACTTACAGAGGACATGGAAAAGACGAGAAGAAATCCAAACGCTGA
- the rplV gene encoding 50S ribosomal protein L22, with translation MAKGHRSQIKRERNAQKDTRPSAKLSYARVSVQKACFVLDAIRGKDVQTALGIVTYNPRYASSLIKKLLESAVANAENNNGMDPAKLYVEECYADKGPTMKRVKPRAQGRAYRIEKRMSHITVVLNER, from the coding sequence ATGGCTAAAGGACATAGAAGTCAGATTAAGAGAGAAAGAAATGCCCAGAAAGATACCAGACCGAGCGCAAAGTTATCTTACGCACGCGTATCTGTTCAGAAAGCATGTTTCGTATTAGATGCCATCAGAGGCAAAGATGTGCAGACCGCACTTGGTATTGTAACTTACAATCCCAGATATGCTTCTTCTTTGATCAAGAAATTACTGGAATCAGCTGTCGCAAACGCTGAGAACAACAATGGTATGGACCCGGCTAAGCTGTATGTAGAAGAGTGCTACGCAGACAAGGGACCGACCATGAAGAGAGTAAAACCGAGGGCACAGGGCAGAGCTTACAGGATCGAAAAGAGAATGAGCCACATCACCGTTGTGCTGAATGAAAGATAG
- the rpsC gene encoding 30S ribosomal protein S3 — protein sequence MGQKVNPHGLRVGVIKDWDSKWYAEGNFADCLVEDYNIRTFLKKRLYSAGISKIEIERASDRVKIIIFTAKPGVVIGKGGAEIEKLKGEVQKLTDKKVFIDIKEIKRPERDAQLVAENIAQQLENRTSFRRAMKSTMGRSMKAGIKGIKTAVGGRLGGADIARTEFYSEGTIPLQTLRADIDYGFAEADTTYGKLGVKVWIYKGEVLPTKGKKEGSDK from the coding sequence ATGGGACAGAAAGTTAATCCACACGGCTTAAGAGTCGGTGTTATTAAAGACTGGGATTCCAAATGGTATGCAGAAGGCAACTTCGCTGATTGCCTGGTAGAGGATTACAACATCCGTACCTTCTTGAAAAAGAGACTGTACAGCGCTGGAATCTCCAAAATTGAGATTGAGAGAGCTTCTGACAGAGTAAAGATCATCATCTTCACCGCAAAACCGGGCGTAGTCATCGGTAAGGGCGGCGCAGAGATCGAGAAGCTGAAAGGCGAAGTACAGAAGCTGACCGATAAGAAAGTATTTATCGACATCAAGGAGATCAAGAGACCGGAGCGCGACGCTCAGTTAGTAGCTGAGAACATTGCTCAGCAGCTTGAGAACCGTACCTCCTTCCGTCGTGCTATGAAGTCCACCATGGGCCGTTCCATGAAGGCTGGCATCAAGGGCATCAAGACTGCTGTCGGCGGACGTCTTGGCGGCGCTGATATTGCGCGTACTGAGTTCTACAGCGAGGGAACCATCCCGTTACAGACATTAAGAGCAGATATTGACTATGGTTTCGCTGAGGCAGATACTACCTACGGCAAATTAGGCGTTAAGGTTTGGATCTACAAAGGCGAGGTACTTCCTACTAAAGGAAAAAAGGAAGGGAGCGATAAATAA
- the rplP gene encoding 50S ribosomal protein L16 has protein sequence MLMPKRVKRRKQFRGSMAGKALRGNKINYGEYGLVATEPCWIKSNQIEAARVAMTRYIKRGGKVWIKIFPDKPVTAKPAETRMGSGKGALEYWVAVVKPGRVMFEIAGVPEETAREALRLAMHKLPCKCKIAAKADLEGGDNSEN, from the coding sequence ATGTTAATGCCTAAGAGAGTAAAGCGCCGCAAACAGTTTCGTGGTTCTATGGCGGGTAAAGCTTTAAGAGGAAATAAAATTAACTACGGTGAGTACGGCCTGGTTGCTACCGAGCCGTGCTGGATCAAGTCCAACCAGATCGAGGCAGCCCGTGTTGCCATGACCCGTTATATCAAACGTGGCGGTAAAGTCTGGATCAAGATCTTCCCGGACAAACCGGTAACCGCAAAGCCGGCTGAGACCCGTATGGGTTCCGGTAAGGGCGCTCTGGAGTACTGGGTAGCAGTTGTTAAGCCGGGCAGAGTAATGTTCGAGATCGCAGGTGTCCCGGAGGAGACCGCGCGTGAGGCATTACGTCTTGCTATGCACAAGTTACCATGCAAATGTAAGATTGCTGCTAAAGCAGATTTAGAAGGCGGTGATAACAGTGAAAACTAA
- the rpmC gene encoding 50S ribosomal protein L29, translating into MKTNKFVEGLKAKSAAELNEELVAAKKELFNLRFQNATNQLDNTSRIKEVRKNIARIQTVITEKSKLA; encoded by the coding sequence GTGAAAACTAATAAATTCGTAGAAGGTTTAAAGGCAAAATCAGCTGCAGAGTTGAATGAAGAATTAGTAGCTGCAAAGAAAGAACTTTTCAACTTAAGATTCCAGAATGCAACCAACCAGTTAGATAATACCAGCAGAATCAAAGAAGTTCGCAAGAATATCGCCAGGATTCAGACTGTTATTACAGAAAAGTCTAAGTTGGCATAG
- the rpsQ gene encoding 30S ribosomal protein S17 — protein MTVERNLRKTRVGKVVSDKMDKTIVVAIEDHIKHPLYGKIVKKTVKLKAHDENNECGKGDTVKVMETRPLSKDKRWRLVEIIEKAK, from the coding sequence ATGACCGTGGAAAGAAATTTAAGAAAAACCCGCGTTGGTAAAGTCGTAAGCGACAAGATGGATAAGACCATCGTAGTTGCAATCGAGGACCATATCAAGCATCCTTTATACGGCAAGATCGTTAAAAAGACCGTTAAGTTAAAAGCTCATGACGAGAACAACGAGTGCGGCAAGGGCGATACCGTTAAAGTTATGGAGACCAGACCGCTGTCCAAAGACAAGAGATGGAGATTGGTTGAGATTATCGAGAAGGCGAAGTAA
- the rplN gene encoding 50S ribosomal protein L14, with product MIQQETRLKVADNTGAKELLCIRVMGGSTRRYANIGDVIVASVKDATPGGVVKKGDVVKAVVVRTVKGARRKDGSYIKFDENAAVIIKDDKTPKGTRIFGPVARELREKQFMKIVSLAPEVL from the coding sequence ATGATTCAGCAGGAAACCAGACTGAAGGTTGCTGATAACACCGGAGCAAAAGAGTTACTGTGCATCCGTGTTATGGGCGGATCTACAAGAAGATATGCGAATATTGGTGATGTAATCGTCGCTTCCGTTAAAGATGCAACACCAGGTGGCGTTGTAAAGAAGGGTGACGTTGTGAAGGCTGTAGTAGTACGCACCGTGAAAGGCGCACGCCGTAAAGACGGTTCTTACATCAAGTTCGATGAGAACGCAGCAGTTATTATCAAAGATGACAAGACCCCGAAGGGTACCCGTATCTTTGGGCCGGTTGCTAGAGAATTACGTGAGAAGCAGTTTATGAAAATTGTTTCCTTAGCACCAGAAGTACTGTAA
- the rplX gene encoding 50S ribosomal protein L24 — MQKIKKDDLVKVIAGKDKDKTGKVMLVKDGKVLVEGCNMVTKHTKPGAGNPQGGIIHQEAAMDISNVMLVVDGKATRVGFEVKDGKKVRVAKATGKAID; from the coding sequence GTGCAGAAAATCAAAAAAGACGACCTGGTAAAGGTCATCGCAGGAAAAGATAAAGATAAGACCGGAAAAGTTATGCTGGTAAAAGACGGCAAGGTCCTGGTTGAGGGCTGTAACATGGTTACCAAGCACACCAAACCGGGCGCTGGAAACCCGCAGGGCGGCATCATCCATCAGGAAGCAGCAATGGATATTTCCAATGTTATGCTGGTGGTTGACGGAAAAGCTACCCGAGTTGGCTTCGAAGTGAAAGACGGTAAAAAGGTCCGCGTTGCCAAGGCAACCGGCAAAGCAATCGACTAA
- the rplE gene encoding 50S ribosomal protein L5, with protein MARLKEQYQNEMVDALVKKFGYKNVMEVPKLDKIVINMGVGEAKENAKVLDSAVRDLELITGQKAVTTKAKKSVANFKLREGMPIGCKVTLRGEKMYEFADRLINLALPRVRDFRGVNPNAFDGRGNYALGIKEQLIFPEIEYDKVDKVRGMDIIFVTTAKTDEEARELLTLFNMPFAK; from the coding sequence TTGGCAAGATTAAAAGAACAGTACCAGAACGAGATGGTTGACGCTCTGGTCAAAAAATTTGGTTATAAAAACGTCATGGAAGTCCCGAAGCTTGATAAGATCGTTATCAACATGGGCGTTGGCGAGGCAAAAGAGAACGCTAAGGTTCTGGATTCCGCAGTCAGAGATTTAGAGCTGATCACCGGCCAGAAGGCAGTAACCACCAAGGCAAAAAAATCCGTTGCAAACTTCAAACTTAGAGAAGGAATGCCGATCGGATGTAAAGTTACCCTTCGCGGGGAGAAGATGTATGAGTTTGCAGACCGCCTGATCAACCTGGCCCTGCCGCGTGTACGTGACTTCCGTGGCGTAAACCCGAACGCATTTGATGGCAGAGGCAACTACGCTCTGGGCATCAAAGAGCAGCTGATCTTCCCTGAGATTGAATACGATAAAGTTGACAAGGTAAGAGGTATGGACATCATCTTCGTTACCACTGCCAAGACTGATGAAGAAGCCCGTGAACTTTTGACATTATTCAACATGCCATTTGCAAAATAA
- a CDS encoding type Z 30S ribosomal protein S14, whose protein sequence is MAKTSMKIKQARPAKFSSREYNRCRICGRPHAYLRKYGICRICFRELAYKGQIPGVKKASW, encoded by the coding sequence ATGGCTAAGACTTCAATGAAGATTAAGCAGGCACGTCCGGCAAAGTTCTCCAGCAGAGAGTACAACCGCTGCAGAATCTGCGGCCGCCCGCACGCATATTTGAGAAAGTATGGAATCTGCCGTATATGCTTTAGAGAATTAGCATACAAAGGCCAGATCCCGGGAGTTAAAAAGGCTAGCTGGTAA
- the rpsH gene encoding 30S ribosomal protein S8 gives MTMSDPIADMLTRIRNANTAKHDTVDVPSSKMKLAIADILVKEGYVQKYDIVDDGAFKTIRITLKYGADKNEKIISGIKRISKPGLRVYANKEDMPKVLGGLGTAIISTNQGVITDKEARQLGVGGEVLAFVW, from the coding sequence ATGACAATGAGTGATCCCATCGCAGATATGCTTACAAGAATCCGTAATGCAAACACTGCTAAACATGACACAGTAGACGTACCTTCATCCAAGATGAAACTGGCTATCGCCGACATCCTGGTAAAAGAAGGCTACGTACAGAAGTATGATATCGTAGACGACGGCGCATTCAAGACCATCCGTATCACCTTAAAGTACGGTGCAGACAAGAATGAGAAGATCATCAGCGGTATCAAGAGAATCTCCAAACCGGGTCTGCGTGTATACGCAAACAAGGAAGACATGCCGAAGGTACTTGGCGGTCTTGGAACAGCGATCATTTCTACAAACCAGGGCGTGATCACCGATAAGGAAGCGCGTCAGTTAGGTGTAGGCGGCGAAGTTCTTGCTTTTGTATGGTAA
- the rplF gene encoding 50S ribosomal protein L6 has product MSRIGRMPIAIPAGVTVTIAENNKVTVKGPKGTLERELPVEMDIKEEDGQIVVTRPSDLKRMKSLHGLTRTLINNMVVGVTDGYQKVLEVNGVGYRASKQGKKLTLNLGYSHPVEMEDPEGLETVLEGQNKITVKGIDKEKVGQYAAEIRDKRRPEPYKGKGIKYADETIRRKVGKTGKK; this is encoded by the coding sequence ATGTCACGTATCGGAAGAATGCCAATCGCAATCCCGGCAGGCGTAACTGTAACGATTGCGGAGAACAATAAAGTGACTGTTAAAGGTCCGAAGGGAACTCTTGAGAGAGAGCTTCCTGTAGAGATGGACATCAAAGAAGAAGATGGACAGATCGTAGTAACCAGACCGAGTGATTTAAAGAGAATGAAATCTCTTCATGGTCTGACCAGAACCCTGATCAACAACATGGTAGTCGGTGTAACCGATGGCTATCAGAAAGTTCTGGAGGTAAACGGTGTTGGTTACAGAGCTTCCAAGCAGGGCAAGAAATTAACCCTTAACCTTGGTTATTCCCATCCGGTAGAGATGGAGGACCCGGAGGGTCTGGAGACCGTTCTCGAGGGACAGAATAAGATTACGGTTAAAGGTATCGATAAAGAAAAAGTTGGCCAGTACGCTGCTGAGATCAGAGACAAGAGAAGACCTGAGCCTTACAAGGGCAAAGGTATCAAGTATGCCGATGAGACAATCAGACGTAAAGTTGGTAAGACTGGTAAGAAATAA
- the rplR gene encoding 50S ribosomal protein L18 → MVSKKSRSEVRVKKHTRLRNRFAGTAERPRLAVFRSNNHMYAQIIDDSVGNTLVAASTTEKAAKAELEHTDDTAAAAYVGTLIAKRALEKGIEEVVFDRGGFIYQGKVQALADAAREAGLKF, encoded by the coding sequence ATGGTTAGTAAGAAATCAAGAAGCGAAGTTCGCGTTAAAAAGCATACCAGATTACGCAACCGCTTTGCAGGTACTGCAGAGAGACCGCGTCTGGCTGTGTTCAGAAGTAACAACCACATGTATGCTCAGATTATTGACGACTCAGTCGGCAATACTCTGGTAGCAGCATCCACCACAGAGAAGGCAGCCAAGGCTGAGCTGGAGCATACCGATGACACCGCAGCAGCAGCTTATGTTGGAACTCTGATCGCTAAGAGAGCACTGGAAAAGGGCATCGAGGAAGTCGTTTTCGACAGAGGCGGGTTCATTTACCAGGGTAAAGTTCAGGCACTTGCAGACGCAGCCCGCGAGGCTGGTCTGAAATTCTAG
- the rpsE gene encoding 30S ribosomal protein S5, whose translation MKRTIIDPSQFELNDNVVAIKRVSKTVKGGRTMRFSALVVVGDGNGHVGAGLGKAGEVPEAIRKGKEAAMKNLVEVPVDDNKSIPHDHIGKFGSSSVLLKKAPEGTGIIAGGPARSVLELAGIKNIRAKSLGSNNKTNVVLAVISGLTQLKTPEEYAKLRGKSVDEILG comes from the coding sequence ATGAAGCGTACAATTATTGACCCAAGTCAGTTTGAGTTAAATGACAATGTAGTAGCAATCAAGCGTGTATCTAAGACCGTAAAAGGTGGACGTACCATGAGATTCTCTGCTCTGGTAGTAGTAGGCGATGGCAACGGCCACGTAGGCGCAGGTCTTGGTAAAGCTGGTGAGGTTCCGGAAGCGATCCGCAAAGGAAAAGAAGCAGCAATGAAGAATCTGGTAGAGGTTCCGGTAGACGACAACAAGAGCATCCCGCACGACCACATCGGTAAGTTCGGCAGCTCCTCCGTACTTCTTAAGAAGGCTCCGGAAGGTACCGGTATCATCGCCGGCGGCCCGGCCCGTTCCGTACTGGAGCTGGCAGGCATTAAGAATATCCGTGCGAAGTCTTTAGGCTCCAACAACAAGACCAACGTGGTTCTTGCAGTTATCAGCGGCCTGACCCAGCTTAAGACTCCGGAAGAGTATGCAAAACTTCGCGGCAAATCCGTTGACGAGATTTTAGGCTAA
- the rpmD gene encoding 50S ribosomal protein L30, whose amino-acid sequence MAEKLKVTLVKSPIGAVPKHKATVEALGLRKVNKTVELPDNEAVRGMIWHVKHLVKVEEI is encoded by the coding sequence ATGGCAGAGAAGTTAAAAGTAACATTAGTCAAATCCCCGATCGGCGCTGTTCCGAAGCACAAAGCGACCGTTGAGGCTCTTGGTCTTCGCAAGGTCAACAAGACTGTTGAGCTTCCGGACAACGAGGCTGTCAGAGGCATGATTTGGCACGTAAAGCATTTAGTGAAAGTAGAAGAAATCTAA
- the rplO gene encoding 50S ribosomal protein L15, with translation MDLSNLQPAAGSKHSDNFRRGRGHGSGNGKTAGKGHKGQKARSGAPRPGFEGGQMPLYRRIPKRGFKNRNTKVIVGINVEALECFENDAVVTVESLLETGIVKNPRDGVKILGNGELTKKLTVKADAFSEGAKAKIEALGGTCEVI, from the coding sequence ATGGATTTATCCAATTTACAGCCTGCTGCTGGTTCTAAGCACAGTGATAATTTCAGACGTGGACGTGGTCACGGTTCAGGCAACGGAAAAACTGCCGGTAAAGGCCATAAGGGCCAGAAGGCACGTTCCGGAGCTCCGAGACCTGGTTTCGAGGGCGGTCAGATGCCGTTATACAGACGTATCCCGAAGAGAGGATTCAAGAATCGTAACACCAAAGTGATCGTTGGTATCAACGTGGAAGCTCTGGAGTGTTTCGAGAATGACGCAGTTGTAACTGTGGAATCCCTGCTGGAGACCGGCATTGTTAAAAATCCGAGAGATGGCGTTAAGATCCTGGGAAATGGAGAATTAACCAAAAAGCTGACCGTAAAAGCTGATGCATTCAGCGAGGGTGCAAAGGCAAAAATTGAAGCTTTAGGTGGAACCTGCGAGGTGATCTAA